The Echinicola rosea genome has a segment encoding these proteins:
- a CDS encoding sugar phosphate isomerase/epimerase family protein, whose product MAQPIWIMTSAFDQLNLDEVIKKAHETGVQGLDVCVFRKDGTRDDFVATHLDYDHFTLDTAKEVLDKFNSAKLRLSIGAFDNLIGGDPAQRIKNQNHLLKLIRIAHLLGGDANDVKVGTFVGYNHDLGNQENGFEKNLEEYAKVFSPIIKYAEDLGVTVLYENCPMEGWRSAGYTSTFNNLPGVLAARKLMYAMIPSKAHGEIYDPSHDVWQHTDPVEVIRHTDMDRLKRIHVKSTRNNADPYWGNMYPTQLVDKSLADRAGVPTAEHEWDRHHYEATLPGFGVGDSMDWRRFITTLQEKGFSGPFEIENEAGLSKGTGNMAAIMQGYKATVLNLSPLLWPLTEDGYQYPAEEFKEMKALAGKDIPVVTMEELG is encoded by the coding sequence ATGGCCCAGCCCATTTGGATAATGACTTCGGCATTTGACCAGTTGAACTTGGATGAAGTGATCAAGAAAGCCCATGAAACAGGAGTTCAGGGACTCGATGTGTGTGTATTCCGAAAGGACGGCACGCGAGATGATTTTGTGGCGACACATTTGGATTATGATCATTTTACACTCGATACGGCCAAGGAAGTGCTGGATAAGTTTAACAGTGCCAAGTTGCGGCTTTCCATCGGGGCTTTTGACAACCTCATCGGTGGCGATCCTGCACAAAGGATCAAAAACCAAAACCACCTGCTGAAGCTTATCCGAATAGCCCATTTGCTGGGCGGAGATGCCAATGATGTAAAAGTGGGGACTTTTGTGGGGTATAACCATGATCTGGGAAATCAGGAGAATGGTTTTGAGAAAAATCTGGAGGAGTACGCTAAGGTATTTAGCCCTATCATCAAGTATGCCGAGGATTTGGGCGTGACAGTACTGTATGAAAACTGCCCAATGGAGGGCTGGCGGTCGGCAGGCTATACCAGCACCTTCAATAATCTTCCCGGTGTGCTGGCTGCACGCAAGCTGATGTATGCCATGATCCCCAGCAAAGCCCATGGTGAAATATATGACCCATCACATGACGTTTGGCAGCACACCGACCCTGTGGAAGTGATCAGGCATACGGACATGGATCGGCTGAAGCGCATCCATGTAAAATCCACCCGAAACAATGCGGATCCTTACTGGGGAAATATGTACCCTACACAGTTGGTGGATAAAAGCCTAGCAGATCGAGCGGGTGTACCTACTGCCGAGCATGAATGGGACCGGCACCATTATGAGGCTACTTTGCCCGGTTTTGGTGTGGGGGACAGCATGGATTGGCGGCGATTTATCACTACGCTGCAAGAGAAGGGCTTTTCGGGGCCTTTTGAAATCGAAAATGAAGCGGGGCTCTCCAAAGGAACCGGAAATATGGCCGCCATTATGCAAGGCTACAAGGCTACCGTCCTCAACCTCAGTCCACTGCTATGGCCCCTTACGGAAGATGGCTACCAGTATCCCGCTGAGGAGTTTAAAGAAATGAAGGCTTTGGCGGGAAAGGATATTCCTGTAGTGACCATGGAGGAGCTGGGGTAA
- a CDS encoding heavy metal transport/detoxification protein, with protein MIKLKTNIKCTGCIKAVTPLLDALPNSEWKVDLDDPQKILTLTGEATVAEAQAALKAAGFEGEPIGA; from the coding sequence ATGATCAAGCTAAAGACCAATATCAAATGCACAGGATGCATCAAAGCTGTCACGCCATTACTGGACGCACTGCCCAACAGTGAATGGAAAGTCGATCTCGATGATCCACAAAAAATACTGACCTTAACCGGTGAAGCCACAGTAGCAGAGGCACAAGCTGCCTTGAAAGCAGCCGGATTTGAAGGAGAACCGATCGGAGCGTAG
- a CDS encoding 5-formyltetrahydrofolate cyclo-ligase, whose product MSYWNRMDEKSLLRKRYKEKRKALGAKRKADLDVRLMHQVVDYCRAHRRFQHFHIFLPISKMFEIDTFPMVKALLAAGKQVYTSIADHEAGGMTTVEISSDTQYVNDQWGIPVPIEAKEADETQVDVVFVPLLVCDLKGNRIGYGKGFYDRFLADLSPEVFKVGLSYFVPEVSISAEAHDIPLDICILPSGIIEFN is encoded by the coding sequence ATGTCATATTGGAACAGGATGGATGAAAAGAGCCTTCTTAGAAAGCGCTATAAGGAAAAAAGAAAAGCGCTTGGCGCCAAGCGAAAAGCTGATCTAGATGTTCGGCTTATGCATCAAGTGGTGGATTATTGCCGTGCGCATCGGCGATTTCAGCATTTTCATATTTTTTTACCGATTTCGAAGATGTTCGAGATTGATACTTTTCCTATGGTCAAGGCATTGCTGGCAGCGGGGAAGCAGGTTTATACCTCCATTGCAGACCATGAAGCGGGAGGGATGACGACTGTAGAAATCTCCTCGGATACCCAGTATGTAAATGACCAATGGGGTATTCCTGTACCCATAGAAGCCAAGGAGGCGGATGAAACGCAGGTTGATGTTGTATTTGTGCCACTTTTGGTATGCGATTTGAAAGGTAATCGAATTGGATATGGCAAGGGGTTTTATGACCGTTTTTTGGCAGATTTGTCCCCAGAGGTATTTAAAGTAGGGTTGTCTTACTTTGTTCCGGAAGTATCCATTTCGGCAGAAGCGCATGACATTCCATTGGATATTTGTATTTTGCCGAGCGGAATTATAGAGTTCAACTAA
- the bshC gene encoding bacillithiol biosynthesis cysteine-adding enzyme BshC, producing MLKSTVEPECTGQFSPLFIDYIRQQEKLAPFYNAFPNLDNFGSAIRNRQFDPYKREVLVAALRAQYEGVEISEKVVENVDALENENTFTVTTGHQLNLFTGPLYFIYKIVSTVNLAKQLGEAYPQYRFVPVYWMASEDHDFEEINYFHYGGKKYSWSTDQKGAVGDFALDGTMEELLKEANFVPDFFKEAYRKNTTLAEAVRQYVNHLFGDKGLVIVDGHDPKLKELFVPIIKDELRSGKANDLVNAQTQKLEDLGYKSQIFPREINFFYLDKGIRSRIVKTKRGFEVLDTGKVFTEGELLDLVGEDPARFSPNVVLRPLYQEYILPNIAYLGGPAEVAYWLQLKSVFDHYEVDYPMILPRNFAMIKNIKVQRKATALGLDEVSLFASYDELKKRYVKANAQSDLDLTKEKKALSAVFEQLGDEAVEIDSTLKHSAEAAKVRALKVLEHFGRKLRQGEERKMEVALRRLGEVKEMLFPSGTPQERRINFLEFYLADEQFVEGLYAHFDPLDFNYVILEQDG from the coding sequence ATGTTGAAATCTACTGTAGAGCCCGAGTGTACCGGGCAGTTTTCACCATTGTTTATCGATTATATCCGACAGCAAGAGAAGCTTGCACCTTTCTACAATGCCTTTCCGAATTTGGATAATTTTGGGTCAGCCATCAGAAACAGGCAATTTGATCCATATAAGCGGGAGGTGTTGGTAGCGGCATTGAGAGCGCAGTATGAGGGTGTCGAAATAAGCGAGAAGGTGGTGGAAAATGTCGATGCATTGGAAAATGAGAACACCTTTACGGTGACCACAGGGCATCAACTCAATCTTTTTACCGGGCCCCTGTACTTTATTTACAAGATTGTGTCCACGGTCAACCTCGCCAAGCAATTGGGGGAAGCGTATCCCCAATACCGCTTTGTGCCGGTGTATTGGATGGCATCGGAAGACCATGACTTTGAAGAGATCAATTACTTTCATTACGGAGGAAAGAAATACAGCTGGAGTACCGATCAAAAAGGTGCTGTGGGTGATTTTGCTTTGGATGGCACGATGGAGGAGCTGCTTAAGGAGGCGAATTTTGTTCCCGACTTTTTCAAGGAGGCCTATCGCAAAAACACCACCTTGGCTGAGGCAGTGAGGCAGTATGTCAATCACCTGTTTGGTGACAAAGGCCTGGTGATCGTGGATGGCCATGACCCAAAACTGAAGGAGTTGTTTGTACCGATCATAAAGGATGAATTGCGTTCAGGAAAAGCCAATGACCTGGTCAATGCACAGACGCAAAAACTGGAAGATCTGGGCTATAAGAGCCAGATTTTTCCCCGAGAAATCAATTTTTTCTACTTGGATAAAGGCATCCGTAGCCGGATCGTAAAGACCAAGAGAGGATTTGAGGTACTGGATACAGGGAAGGTTTTTACGGAAGGAGAGCTGTTGGATTTGGTAGGAGAAGATCCTGCCAGGTTTAGCCCAAATGTGGTGTTGCGACCACTTTACCAAGAGTATATATTACCTAATATCGCCTACCTCGGAGGGCCTGCCGAGGTGGCCTATTGGCTGCAATTGAAAAGCGTATTTGATCATTATGAGGTGGATTATCCCATGATCCTTCCCCGTAATTTTGCCATGATCAAGAATATAAAGGTGCAGCGAAAAGCGACCGCACTAGGACTGGATGAGGTATCTTTATTTGCTTCTTACGATGAGTTGAAAAAGCGCTATGTAAAGGCCAATGCCCAGTCGGATTTGGATCTGACAAAGGAAAAGAAGGCCTTGTCAGCAGTATTTGAACAGTTGGGAGATGAGGCGGTCGAAATAGACAGTACCCTGAAGCATTCTGCGGAGGCGGCAAAGGTGAGGGCACTCAAGGTCCTGGAGCATTTTGGCAGGAAGCTGCGTCAAGGTGAAGAGCGAAAGATGGAAGTGGCCCTGAGAAGGCTTGGAGAGGTCAAGGAAATGCTATTCCCTAGCGGTACACCGCAAGAGCGGAGGATTAATTTCCTCGAATTTTACCTTGCCGACGAGCAGTTTGTCGAGGGCCTATATGCGCATTTTGATCCGTTGGATTTTAACTATGTCATATTGGAACAGGATGGATGA
- a CDS encoding heavy metal translocating P-type ATPase: protein MSNKIEWPVTGMTCAGCANTVEKTLNNQMGVKKASVNFANHTALVELEENTDPTLLQKSVRDAGYDLLIEREQDPEVLQQKAYQKLRKNTLAAGILVFPVFVIGMFLSAIPYANMIMWLLTTPVLFVFGRQFFTNALRQAKHGAANMDTLVAISTGIAYLYSTFNTFFPAWLAQRGIEPHVYFEAAGVIIFLILLGRMLESGAKTGTTEALKKLMGLQPSEVTILINDQELTKKTSEVAPGEMVLVKPGQKIPLDGKITDGNSFVDESMLTGEPLPAEKKTGAKVFAGTINQQGSFVFTVEQAGQETVLSQIIQKIKEAQGSKAPVQGLVDKITAVFVPVVIAIALLSLLVWGFSGAENPWLHGMLAFITVLVIACPCALGLATPTAIMAGIGKGASLGMLIKDAESLQAGQAVDTIILDKTGTITSGKPEVKAILFSPDISSQEKERQVLLAMEAKSEHPLAIAVTQYLRGDDKKAPIDQFQSHTGNGITAIFEGTAYAIGKKGWLLEKGYKPDPSLTEAEENGLSNGEIVIHMAKRDRIIAVIRITDQLKPGSQHAISDLQEMGLDVHMLTGDQEKTAAIIAKAVNIKHYKAGLLPSEKADHIRALQAAGHKVAMIGDGINDSEALAIADLSIAMGKGTDIAMNVAKVTLIHGDLRQVPEMLHLTKRTIKTIRQNLFWAFIYNIIGIPIAAGALYPTFGFLLNPMIAGAAMALSSVSVVTNSLRLKKG, encoded by the coding sequence ATGAGCAATAAAATAGAATGGCCTGTGACCGGCATGACCTGTGCAGGCTGCGCCAATACTGTAGAAAAGACACTGAACAACCAAATGGGCGTAAAAAAAGCCAGTGTCAATTTTGCCAACCATACCGCGCTCGTGGAATTGGAAGAAAACACCGACCCAACCCTCCTCCAGAAATCTGTACGTGATGCCGGCTATGATCTCCTTATTGAGCGAGAACAAGACCCTGAAGTCCTCCAACAGAAAGCCTATCAAAAACTCCGAAAGAACACCCTTGCAGCAGGGATATTGGTCTTTCCGGTATTTGTCATTGGCATGTTTCTTTCGGCCATCCCTTATGCCAATATGATCATGTGGCTATTGACCACTCCTGTCCTCTTTGTATTTGGACGGCAGTTTTTCACCAATGCGCTGCGCCAGGCCAAACACGGGGCAGCCAATATGGACACCTTGGTAGCCATAAGTACTGGCATAGCCTATCTATACAGCACGTTCAACACGTTTTTTCCAGCATGGCTGGCCCAAAGGGGAATCGAACCACATGTGTACTTCGAAGCGGCTGGGGTCATCATTTTCCTGATTCTACTGGGCAGGATGTTGGAATCGGGAGCCAAAACGGGCACTACCGAAGCGCTCAAAAAGCTGATGGGATTGCAGCCCAGTGAAGTCACCATCCTGATCAATGACCAAGAGCTGACCAAAAAGACCAGTGAAGTAGCTCCGGGTGAAATGGTGCTGGTAAAACCCGGCCAGAAAATCCCGCTGGACGGAAAGATTACGGACGGCAATAGCTTTGTGGATGAAAGTATGCTTACTGGAGAACCGCTTCCTGCCGAAAAAAAAACCGGGGCGAAGGTATTTGCAGGCACAATCAACCAACAAGGCAGCTTTGTCTTTACAGTGGAGCAGGCAGGACAGGAGACCGTCCTTTCGCAGATTATCCAAAAGATCAAAGAAGCCCAAGGCTCCAAGGCTCCCGTCCAAGGACTGGTGGATAAAATCACAGCGGTATTTGTGCCAGTGGTCATCGCCATTGCGCTGCTCTCGCTTTTGGTGTGGGGATTTAGTGGTGCCGAAAACCCTTGGCTACATGGAATGCTGGCATTTATCACTGTCTTGGTCATTGCCTGCCCCTGTGCCCTTGGACTGGCCACACCCACGGCCATCATGGCTGGGATTGGAAAAGGAGCATCGCTGGGAATGCTCATCAAAGATGCCGAAAGCCTCCAAGCAGGTCAAGCCGTGGATACCATCATCCTGGACAAAACCGGGACCATTACCTCCGGCAAACCGGAAGTAAAAGCAATTCTGTTCAGCCCTGACATCAGTAGCCAAGAAAAAGAGCGACAAGTGCTCTTGGCAATGGAAGCCAAAAGTGAACACCCGCTGGCAATAGCCGTTACCCAATACCTAAGGGGAGATGATAAAAAAGCCCCTATTGACCAGTTCCAGTCCCATACTGGCAATGGCATTACGGCTATCTTTGAAGGAACGGCCTATGCAATCGGCAAAAAAGGCTGGCTGCTCGAAAAAGGATACAAGCCCGATCCATCACTCACAGAAGCCGAAGAAAATGGCCTTTCCAACGGGGAAATTGTCATCCACATGGCAAAGCGTGATAGGATCATCGCCGTCATCCGCATTACCGACCAACTCAAACCTGGCTCTCAACATGCCATATCCGACCTCCAAGAAATGGGACTGGATGTACACATGCTTACCGGAGACCAAGAAAAAACAGCTGCCATCATCGCCAAAGCAGTAAATATCAAACACTATAAAGCAGGCTTGCTTCCATCCGAAAAAGCCGATCATATCCGAGCTTTGCAAGCTGCCGGACACAAGGTGGCCATGATCGGGGACGGCATCAACGACAGTGAAGCACTCGCCATTGCCGACCTTAGCATTGCCATGGGCAAAGGAACAGATATCGCCATGAACGTCGCCAAAGTTACGCTGATACATGGAGACTTAAGGCAAGTCCCCGAAATGCTCCACCTCACCAAAAGAACCATCAAAACCATTCGTCAAAACCTCTTTTGGGCGTTTATTTATAATATTATCGGCATTCCTATTGCCGCGGGAGCACTCTACCCGACCTTTGGCTTCCTCCTCAATCCCATGATAGCCGGTGCGGCCATGGCACTGAGTTCGGTCTCAGTCGTCACCAATAGCCTCCGCCTAAAGAAGGGATGA
- a CDS encoding M16 family metallopeptidase yields MINYEHYVLDNGLQVLIHPDHSTKMAVSNIIYKVGSRNEAPGKTGLAHYFEHLMFGGSKNVPQFDSALERVGGECNAFTNTDITNYYITLPATNIETAFWLESDRMLQLNLGQKTIETQRKVVIEEFKQRYLNQPYGDAMHLMRGLCYKAHPYQWPTIGKEIKDIEGFEEEDIRSFYQHHYAPNNAILVIAGDVKPSEVLEMAKKWFGPIPPTNASSADILEEPKQTHKRTLYHSADVPTDALYKAYHMPGRMQNGYLECDLITDILGFGRSSLLEQKLVKNTDVFASCNGYILGALDPGLMVFSGNMEQGKSAEEAEKLLDEVVQEFIENTIAKETLDKVKNQAEAMKTYESIQLINRAMTLAYYTQLGSPDIYQIEYDRKTAISADQISEMARATIQESNASVLYYKSTKQ; encoded by the coding sequence ATGATCAATTACGAACATTATGTATTGGACAATGGCCTTCAGGTACTGATCCATCCAGATCACAGCACCAAGATGGCTGTCTCCAATATTATCTATAAGGTAGGCTCCCGCAATGAGGCCCCAGGAAAAACAGGTCTTGCCCATTACTTTGAGCATTTGATGTTTGGCGGGTCCAAGAATGTACCCCAATTTGACAGTGCCCTGGAACGCGTTGGTGGAGAATGCAATGCCTTTACCAATACCGATATCACCAATTATTACATCACACTTCCCGCCACCAATATCGAAACGGCTTTTTGGCTGGAATCGGACAGGATGCTGCAGCTAAACCTAGGCCAAAAGACCATCGAAACACAGCGAAAGGTAGTTATTGAAGAGTTTAAGCAGCGGTACCTAAACCAGCCCTATGGTGATGCCATGCACTTGATGAGGGGACTTTGCTATAAGGCCCATCCCTATCAATGGCCCACCATAGGCAAGGAGATCAAAGATATCGAAGGATTTGAAGAAGAAGACATCCGGTCATTCTATCAACACCATTACGCGCCAAACAATGCCATTCTTGTAATCGCTGGTGATGTGAAACCTTCGGAAGTATTGGAAATGGCAAAAAAGTGGTTTGGTCCCATCCCTCCAACCAACGCTTCATCAGCTGACATCCTCGAAGAACCCAAACAAACCCATAAACGAACCCTCTATCATTCGGCTGACGTGCCTACTGACGCCCTGTACAAAGCCTATCACATGCCAGGAAGAATGCAAAATGGCTATCTGGAGTGTGATTTGATTACCGATATTTTAGGCTTCGGAAGATCTTCCCTTTTAGAACAAAAGTTGGTCAAAAACACCGATGTCTTTGCTTCCTGCAACGGCTATATCCTTGGGGCCTTGGATCCAGGGTTGATGGTTTTTTCCGGAAATATGGAGCAAGGTAAGTCCGCTGAAGAGGCCGAAAAATTACTGGACGAGGTGGTTCAAGAATTTATCGAAAACACCATCGCCAAGGAAACACTTGATAAGGTCAAAAACCAAGCGGAGGCCATGAAGACCTACGAATCTATCCAGCTCATAAACCGGGCCATGACCCTTGCTTACTACACCCAACTGGGATCACCTGATATCTATCAGATCGAATATGACCGAAAAACAGCCATCTCTGCTGACCAAATTTCCGAAATGGCACGCGCTACTATCCAGGAATCCAATGCTTCTGTGCTATATTATAAAAGCACTAAGCAGTAG
- the ispF gene encoding 2-C-methyl-D-erythritol 2,4-cyclodiphosphate synthase translates to MNKFRIGFGYDVHQLREGYDFWLGGIKLEHSKGAVGHSDADVLIHVICDALLGAANLRDIGHHFSDQDPEYKGIDSKILLADVLKMIREKGYEIGNLDTTICLQLPKVNPHIDTMKTCLSEVMGISEEDISIKATTTEKLGFVGRQEGVSAYCVALVYKNN, encoded by the coding sequence ATGAATAAATTTAGAATTGGATTTGGTTATGATGTACACCAGCTGCGGGAAGGCTATGACTTTTGGCTGGGAGGAATTAAACTCGAACATAGCAAAGGTGCTGTAGGGCACTCTGATGCCGATGTACTTATCCATGTGATCTGCGACGCCCTACTAGGTGCCGCCAACTTGAGGGACATTGGCCATCATTTCTCAGATCAGGATCCGGAATATAAAGGCATCGACAGTAAGATCCTACTGGCCGATGTATTAAAAATGATCCGCGAAAAAGGTTACGAAATCGGCAACCTGGACACCACCATCTGTCTCCAACTCCCAAAGGTAAACCCGCACATCGATACCATGAAAACCTGCTTGTCAGAAGTGATGGGCATTTCGGAAGAGGATATCTCCATTAAGGCCACCACGACCGAGAAGCTTGGTTTTGTAGGAAGACAGGAAGGGGTTTCCGCCTACTGTGTGGCACTTGTTTATAAAAATAACTGA
- a CDS encoding NHL repeat-containing protein, which yields MNEHKRELVVLMVILIGAHFFLGCKGKVSGHYGEDSYVSLTDVGISPVMLESFVSIDTYEDGALISDPELLVSPGEKSPFIYFYDGKQHKIGKIAIGSNMVVMSFGDFGTGPGEISSISSIDVNRDTVYVWDWEMMRLSKFSATDGAFWESQKVSNFVFNGRIMNVDQDGFFLATMNEEVAQPVAELYSEKGYGFKNQKNYYTGVAEKYDDKLLHKVGDWLYLVSTSRPEIELINISSLDSTVYDLSQISFYMKESELITEEYRKDGNSNTTIMIVEDFCVGEEEIVYLLCYSRKKGTGLNTVIACDLKNKSVLANYILKRKGDNESNWYNSIFVRNGVLYASNNTHSSVDVFKLH from the coding sequence ATGAATGAGCATAAAAGAGAATTAGTTGTTTTAATGGTGATCCTCATAGGGGCACATTTTTTTTTAGGGTGTAAAGGAAAGGTAAGTGGACATTATGGAGAGGACTCATACGTTTCATTAACAGATGTGGGGATTAGTCCTGTGATGTTGGAAAGTTTTGTTTCCATAGATACTTATGAGGATGGAGCATTGATCAGTGATCCAGAGTTACTGGTAAGTCCAGGAGAAAAGTCCCCTTTTATATATTTTTACGATGGAAAGCAGCATAAGATAGGGAAAATAGCTATAGGGAGTAACATGGTGGTTATGTCCTTTGGTGATTTTGGTACTGGTCCTGGTGAAATCAGCTCAATTTCAAGTATAGATGTGAATCGAGATACGGTGTATGTCTGGGATTGGGAAATGATGAGGCTTTCTAAGTTTTCGGCAACTGATGGGGCTTTTTGGGAATCCCAAAAAGTGAGCAATTTTGTTTTTAATGGAAGGATCATGAATGTAGATCAGGATGGTTTTTTTCTAGCTACCATGAACGAAGAGGTGGCTCAGCCTGTGGCTGAATTATATTCGGAAAAAGGATATGGGTTTAAAAATCAAAAAAATTATTATACTGGAGTAGCCGAAAAATATGATGATAAATTGTTGCACAAAGTAGGTGATTGGTTGTATTTAGTATCAACTTCCCGTCCTGAGATCGAATTGATAAATATATCATCTTTGGACAGTACTGTCTATGACCTGTCTCAAATAAGTTTCTATATGAAGGAGTCTGAATTGATCACTGAAGAATATAGAAAGGATGGGAATTCGAATACAACCATTATGATAGTGGAAGATTTTTGTGTGGGTGAAGAGGAGATTGTTTATCTTCTATGTTACAGCAGGAAAAAGGGAACGGGTTTAAATACAGTGATCGCTTGTGATCTGAAAAACAAGTCGGTATTGGCCAATTACATATTGAAACGGAAAGGCGACAATGAATCCAATTGGTATAATTCAATTTTTGTAAGAAATGGTGTTTTATATGCTTCGAACAATACACATTCTTCAGTTGATGTTTTTAAGCTGCATTAA
- a CDS encoding BatD family protein yields the protein MKRTKFYITLVFIWTMVFSYAYAQDVKVALGPDEIGLNETFSVKITISNEKIKSYDQFPEIPGFQKQGVSQSSSMNVINGQVSSTNSIVQYYRPLKKGSFTLPDFTVQINGESVSSPGKTIRVTDPKQSQRSQRQRRDPFDDFFGGGEGDQQEFIELDDEAFFAMSVNKDSIYVGEGFNVSLAFYMSEANQAPFDFHEPGKQLEEIVKKIKPTNAWEENFNITNIQPERVTIDGKNWTRFKVYESTYYPFNEGEVKLPSIDWEMIKYKVAKNPTFFGNNRQQDFKTFHASGKTVFVKPLPPHPLKNQVSVGVYRLRENFDTKKVETGEGVTYDFGITGEGNISTIKAPRKKNIQKLNTYDPNERQQINRGRGRVTGIKQFEYYLTINEPGEVKLADHFEWIYFNTDQASYDTLRPKAVLNVVGESKINQAISSTRLGGIYDLIELEDNKLLNERFKYYFSAFINLLLAGAVILLVVLIIKKR from the coding sequence ATGAAAAGAACGAAATTTTACATTACCCTAGTATTCATTTGGACGATGGTTTTTTCCTATGCCTATGCTCAGGATGTAAAAGTTGCACTAGGCCCAGATGAAATAGGGTTGAATGAAACGTTCAGCGTAAAAATAACCATTTCTAATGAAAAAATAAAGTCTTATGATCAGTTTCCGGAGATTCCGGGATTCCAAAAGCAAGGGGTGTCCCAGTCCTCCTCCATGAACGTGATCAATGGACAGGTGAGCAGTACCAACAGTATCGTCCAATATTACAGACCGCTGAAAAAAGGGTCGTTTACCCTGCCGGATTTTACTGTGCAGATCAACGGGGAAAGTGTGTCATCACCGGGTAAGACGATTAGGGTAACCGATCCGAAGCAGTCCCAACGTAGCCAGCGTCAGCGAAGGGATCCTTTTGATGATTTCTTTGGTGGAGGAGAAGGTGATCAGCAGGAGTTTATTGAGCTTGATGATGAGGCTTTCTTTGCCATGAGCGTCAATAAGGACAGTATTTACGTGGGAGAGGGCTTTAATGTCAGCTTGGCTTTTTACATGTCGGAGGCCAACCAAGCACCCTTTGACTTTCACGAGCCGGGGAAGCAGTTGGAAGAAATTGTAAAGAAGATAAAGCCTACCAATGCTTGGGAAGAGAATTTTAATATCACTAATATTCAGCCGGAGCGCGTGACCATTGACGGCAAAAATTGGACACGCTTCAAGGTCTATGAATCCACCTATTATCCTTTCAATGAGGGTGAGGTGAAACTGCCTTCTATCGACTGGGAAATGATCAAATATAAGGTCGCCAAGAACCCTACCTTCTTTGGTAATAATCGCCAGCAGGATTTCAAGACTTTCCATGCATCAGGAAAGACGGTTTTTGTCAAGCCTCTGCCTCCCCATCCGCTAAAAAATCAAGTAAGTGTAGGGGTTTATCGACTACGTGAAAACTTCGATACCAAGAAGGTGGAAACCGGTGAAGGGGTGACTTATGATTTTGGAATAACTGGGGAGGGGAATATCAGTACCATCAAGGCTCCCCGAAAGAAAAATATCCAAAAGCTCAATACCTATGATCCCAACGAACGCCAACAGATCAACAGGGGCCGTGGGCGTGTGACGGGGATCAAGCAGTTTGAATATTACCTGACCATCAATGAGCCGGGAGAGGTAAAACTGGCCGATCACTTTGAGTGGATTTATTTTAACACAGACCAAGCCAGCTATGACACATTAAGGCCAAAGGCTGTCCTGAATGTAGTAGGAGAAAGCAAGATCAACCAAGCGATTTCGAGTACCAGGCTCGGTGGAATTTATGATTTAATTGAACTTGAAGACAATAAGCTTTTAAACGAACGATTTAAGTATTATTTTTCGGCTTTTATCAACTTACTATTGGCCGGTGCAGTGATTCTACTGGTCGTATTGATTATTAAAAAGAGGTAA